A single Arachidicoccus sp. BS20 DNA region contains:
- a CDS encoding DUF4290 domain-containing protein, whose amino-acid sequence MEYNTQRSLLSMKEYGRHIQKMVDYLLSIEDKPKRQEQAGVLIELMGFLNPHLKNVEDFRHKLWDHLYYMSDFKLDVDSPYPIPQRETYKVKPEPLPYPKRYPEKRHLGKNIELVIDKALTETDDEKIQGFANSIAYYIKLSYNNWHKETVSDQAIQVELDSLSDGKLVFNNAPHVRREREEFKTASGRKAFVTRSKNNNTKNNGNNGKSRNGGNGNNGRNNNNFKKRY is encoded by the coding sequence ATGGAATACAATACACAGCGCTCGCTACTCAGCATGAAAGAATATGGTCGGCATATTCAGAAAATGGTAGATTATTTGTTATCAATTGAAGACAAACCAAAACGTCAGGAGCAAGCCGGCGTTTTAATAGAATTGATGGGTTTCTTAAATCCACATTTGAAAAATGTGGAAGATTTTCGTCATAAACTTTGGGACCATTTGTACTATATGAGCGATTTTAAGCTCGATGTGGACAGTCCTTATCCCATTCCGCAAAGAGAAACTTACAAAGTAAAACCCGAACCTTTGCCTTATCCGAAGCGCTATCCGGAGAAAAGACATTTGGGAAAAAATATAGAATTGGTAATTGACAAAGCATTAACCGAAACCGATGACGAAAAAATACAAGGCTTCGCAAATTCTATTGCCTATTATATAAAACTTTCTTACAACAACTGGCACAAGGAAACTGTTTCCGACCAAGCAATTCAGGTTGAGCTTGACAGTCTTTCCGATGGAAAACTTGTGTTCAACAATGCACCACATGTGCGAAGAGAACGCGAAGAATTTAAAACGGCTTCCGGTCGCAAAGCATTTGTTACCCGCTCAAAGAATAACAACACCAAAAATAACGGCAACAACGGTAAGAGCCGTAATGGCGGCAATGGCAACAACGGTCGCAACAACAATAACTTTAAAAAGCGTTATTAA
- the panD gene encoding aspartate 1-decarboxylase, with product MQIEILKSKIHRATITEANLNYVGSLTLDEDLMDAANLIEGEKIQIVNVNNGERIETYIIKGKRGSGTVCLNGPAARKGAVGDIVIIISYATMPFEEAKTFKPCVVFPKEGSNKLS from the coding sequence ATGCAAATAGAAATTTTAAAATCGAAAATACACCGGGCAACCATCACGGAAGCGAATTTGAATTATGTCGGCAGTCTTACCTTAGATGAAGATTTAATGGATGCCGCTAACTTAATTGAAGGCGAAAAAATCCAAATTGTGAATGTGAACAATGGCGAACGAATAGAAACCTACATCATCAAAGGGAAGCGCGGCAGCGGTACGGTTTGCCTTAACGGACCTGCTGCACGCAAAGGCGCTGTGGGCGATATAGTCATTATTATTTCCTATGCAACCATGCCTTTTGAAGAAGCAAAAACATTCAAACCCTGCGTGGTATTTCCAAAAGAAGGCAGCAATAAGTTATCTTAA
- a CDS encoding L-threonylcarbamoyladenylate synthase, whose product MLKDFEKDIEQCLAALQSHGTILYPTDTVWGLGCDATDEFAVQKIIQIKNRPAHKSFVVLVDDAERLQQYVDEVAETVIQHLSSVKKPTTIIYPNAKGLAESAVATDFSVAIRICKDEFCKELIQQFDKPILSTSANKSGEPAPRIFKEIDNEIIRSVDYVVHYRQDDEKIATLSSIVKFDDGKMIVVRA is encoded by the coding sequence ATGTTAAAAGACTTTGAAAAAGATATTGAACAATGTTTAGCGGCGTTGCAATCGCACGGAACAATTTTGTATCCGACAGATACAGTGTGGGGGCTGGGTTGCGACGCAACAGATGAATTTGCCGTGCAGAAAATTATCCAAATTAAAAACCGTCCCGCGCATAAAAGTTTTGTCGTTTTAGTGGATGATGCCGAACGACTGCAACAATATGTAGATGAAGTTGCTGAAACGGTTATTCAACATTTGTCTTCCGTGAAAAAGCCTACGACCATCATCTATCCGAATGCAAAAGGATTGGCTGAAAGTGCTGTGGCGACCGACTTTTCAGTTGCCATAAGAATTTGTAAAGATGAATTTTGCAAGGAATTAATTCAACAGTTTGATAAGCCGATTCTCAGTACATCTGCCAATAAAAGCGGCGAGCCTGCACCGCGAATATTTAAAGAAATAGATAACGAAATTATTCGTTCCGTTGATTATGTTGTGCATTATCGGCAAGATGATGAAAAGATTGCCACGCTTTCGTCTATCGTCAAATTTGATGATGGAAAAATGATTGTTGTGAGAGCATAA
- a CDS encoding KdsC family phosphatase, with product MNVLALFGKVKAFVFDIDGVLTNGQVLILPDIHPEGRLMMARAMSTKDGYAIQLAVKLGYPVAVISGGKNSGAELRLQALGVQHIFMGVAHKIEVFDNFLQSQGLEREDALYMGDDIPDYDILKIAGVRTCPADAVTEIKEISDYISPFKGGESCARDVIEKVLKLQGKWNVDTTAKSI from the coding sequence ATGAACGTATTAGCATTATTCGGCAAAGTAAAGGCATTTGTTTTTGATATAGACGGCGTTCTTACAAACGGACAGGTATTGATTCTTCCCGACATTCATCCAGAAGGCAGGCTGATGATGGCGCGCGCCATGAGCACGAAAGACGGCTATGCCATTCAATTAGCTGTGAAGCTGGGTTATCCGGTTGCCGTTATTTCCGGCGGCAAAAATTCGGGCGCAGAACTGCGTTTGCAGGCACTGGGTGTACAGCATATTTTTATGGGCGTAGCACACAAAATTGAAGTGTTTGATAATTTTCTCCAATCACAAGGTCTGGAAAGAGAAGATGCACTGTATATGGGCGATGATATTCCCGACTATGATATTTTAAAAATTGCAGGCGTAAGAACTTGTCCCGCGGATGCCGTTACCGAGATAAAAGAAATCTCGGATTATATTTCGCCATTCAAAGGCGGCGAAAGCTGCGCCCGCGATGTAATTGAGAAAGTGCTGAAACTGCAAGGTAAGTGGAACGTGGACACAACGGCAAAATCTATTTAA
- the rfaE2 gene encoding D-glycero-beta-D-manno-heptose 1-phosphate adenylyltransferase has protein sequence MKNTTFAANKIYSLQQLQQLVETWKLRSQTFAFTNGCFDVLHAGHILSLNEAAKTADYLVVAINSDSSVKRLKGENRPVNNEQDRALLLANLIQVDAVVIFDEDTPLNVIKTLLPDVLIKGGDYTIDQIAGAKEVQANGGKIVINPILKGYSSSKTIEKIKCAG, from the coding sequence ATGAAAAATACAACGTTTGCCGCGAACAAAATCTACTCTCTTCAGCAATTGCAGCAACTCGTTGAAACATGGAAATTGCGTAGTCAGACTTTTGCATTTACCAATGGGTGTTTTGACGTATTGCATGCCGGTCATATTTTGTCGCTGAATGAAGCCGCAAAAACAGCGGATTACTTAGTAGTCGCAATTAATTCAGACAGTAGTGTAAAACGATTGAAAGGGGAAAACCGTCCTGTTAATAATGAGCAAGACAGAGCGCTCCTTTTGGCTAATCTGATTCAGGTGGACGCTGTCGTAATTTTTGACGAAGACACTCCGCTTAATGTAATTAAAACTTTGTTGCCCGATGTTTTGATAAAAGGCGGCGATTATACTATAGACCAAATTGCCGGCGCAAAAGAGGTGCAAGCCAATGGCGGCAAAATCGTCATCAATCCAATTCTCAAAGGCTATTCCTCCTCAAAAACGATTGAAAAAATCAAGTGTGCAGGGTAA
- a CDS encoding porin family protein yields the protein MKKIYLFLGLLTITTIAFSQTSRKITYGIHAGVNLAKMTDKDQGISTTTSSKAGFIGGVDVEFHISPAFSIQPELNFSQMGGKIGYDTLSTTLDEKFTLDYLSLPILAKYTIPNSGFSIYAGPQVSYLLHSSVSVSSEQGEGSQSASASSLYQKGDFSGIAGVEYYLPQGFGISARYQFGFINTWKTVEDASETVKNHGFTFTVGYRF from the coding sequence ATGAAAAAAATTTATCTGTTTTTAGGATTGCTCACAATCACAACAATTGCTTTTTCTCAAACTTCAAGAAAAATAACCTATGGTATTCATGCGGGCGTTAACCTTGCGAAAATGACCGATAAAGACCAAGGTATTTCTACAACTACATCCTCAAAAGCAGGATTTATAGGCGGTGTGGATGTTGAATTCCACATTTCGCCGGCTTTTAGTATTCAACCTGAATTGAATTTTTCTCAAATGGGTGGCAAAATAGGCTACGACACTTTAAGCACTACCCTTGATGAAAAATTTACTTTAGATTATTTAAGTCTGCCAATATTGGCAAAATATACTATTCCCAATTCAGGATTTAGTATTTATGCGGGTCCGCAAGTAAGCTATCTATTGCATTCATCTGTTTCTGTATCTTCAGAACAGGGAGAAGGCTCACAGAGCGCTTCGGCAAGTTCATTATACCAGAAAGGCGATTTCTCAGGCATTGCAGGCGTTGAATATTATTTGCCGCAAGGCTTCGGTATTTCTGCGAGATACCAGTTTGGTTTTATCAATACTTGGAAAACAGTTGAAGATGCCAGTGAAACTGTAAAAAATCATGGCTTTACATTTACCGTTGGGTACAGGTTTTAA
- a CDS encoding YajQ family cyclic di-GMP-binding protein yields MPSFDIAAKVDLQTLDNAINTVKKEIAGRYDFKNSPVLIELNKKDYIVQLETESEMKMKQLIDVIISRAMKQGIDASAFNFDKDAYPSGKIIKKEVPVQNGLKQDDAKKIVKLIKDSDLKVQAQIMDDIVRVTGKKIDDLQDVIAKLKSSDIKLPLSFVNMKS; encoded by the coding sequence ATGCCCTCATTCGATATTGCCGCTAAGGTAGATTTACAAACATTGGACAATGCGATTAATACTGTGAAAAAAGAAATCGCCGGACGATACGATTTTAAAAATTCGCCCGTGCTGATTGAATTGAATAAGAAAGACTACATTGTACAGCTTGAAACAGAAAGTGAGATGAAAATGAAGCAGTTGATAGACGTAATTATCTCACGAGCTATGAAGCAAGGTATTGACGCTTCCGCATTTAATTTTGATAAAGATGCTTATCCAAGCGGAAAAATTATCAAAAAAGAAGTGCCTGTTCAAAACGGTTTGAAACAAGATGACGCGAAGAAAATTGTAAAGCTGATTAAGGATAGCGACTTAAAAGTGCAGGCGCAAATTATGGACGATATTGTGCGCGTTACGGGAAAAAAGATTGACGATTTGCAGGACGTAATTGCAAAGCTGAAATCTTCGGATATCAAGCTGCCGTTGAGTTTTGTAAATATGAAAAGCTGA
- a CDS encoding N-acetylglucosamine kinase, translated as MAIKLIAESGATKCNWYLLNGKVIKKISSIGLSPYQLSIADIASVIEHSIAGKIKKVTVGEVCFYGTGMSSPTQRKKMRQVLAKYFPQAEISIETDLTASAHAACGNAKGIVSILGTGSGAAFYNGKKIVKVRNGIGYILGDEGSGAYLGRKVIQYYLYQTFDDELMRAFDTKYNITKEEILNNVYHQPLAGKYLAEFTTFLSENRGHYMIENIIEDGLNDFIVTHIYKFREAWLYPLHFTGGVAFAFKDVLKELCSNYELELGNIIQYPIDGLVKYHL; from the coding sequence ATGGCTATCAAACTTATCGCAGAGAGCGGCGCCACAAAATGTAATTGGTATCTTTTAAACGGAAAAGTTATCAAAAAAATATCTTCAATCGGACTAAGTCCGTATCAGTTGTCGATTGCTGATATAGCTTCGGTTATAGAACATTCTATTGCAGGAAAAATAAAAAAGGTTACAGTCGGGGAAGTATGCTTTTACGGCACAGGTATGAGCTCTCCCACACAAAGAAAAAAGATGCGGCAAGTGCTTGCCAAATATTTTCCGCAAGCGGAAATTTCTATCGAAACAGACCTTACCGCTTCTGCGCATGCGGCTTGCGGCAATGCTAAAGGCATCGTTTCAATTCTTGGTACCGGAAGCGGCGCGGCTTTTTATAACGGGAAAAAAATCGTGAAAGTGCGGAACGGTATCGGATATATTCTGGGAGATGAGGGAAGCGGCGCTTATCTCGGTCGCAAAGTGATTCAGTATTATCTGTATCAAACTTTTGACGACGAATTAATGCGTGCATTTGACACCAAGTACAATATCACAAAAGAAGAAATCCTGAACAATGTATATCATCAACCTTTGGCAGGAAAATACCTTGCTGAATTTACTACCTTTCTATCCGAAAACAGGGGGCACTATATGATTGAAAATATTATAGAAGACGGTTTAAACGATTTTATAGTTACACACATTTATAAGTTTCGCGAAGCATGGCTATATCCGCTGCACTTCACGGGCGGCGTGGCTTTCGCGTTTAAAGACGTACTGAAAGAATTGTGCAGCAATTATGAACTGGAACTTGGAAACATCATTCAATATCCGATTGACGGACTGGTAAAGTATCATTTGTAG
- a CDS encoding 2,3,4,5-tetrahydropyridine-2,6-dicarboxylate N-succinyltransferase, whose protein sequence is MKELILEAWNNRDLLKDEKYIDAVKAVIEDVDKGRLRTAEPTATGWHVNEWVKQAILLYFGIQKMQTWEVAPFEFYDKMLLKKDYASLGVRAVPHAVARYGAYLAKNVVLMPSYVNIGAYVDEGTMVDTWATVGSCAQIGKGVHLSGGVGIGGVLEPLQASPVIIEDGCFLGSRSIVVEGVIVEKEAVLGANVVLTKSTKIIDVSGSEPVEFKGRVPARSVVIPGSYPKEFAAGTYNVNCALIIGQRKPSTDLKTSLNDALRDFNVAV, encoded by the coding sequence ATGAAAGAACTAATTCTCGAAGCGTGGAACAACCGCGATTTACTGAAAGATGAAAAGTATATTGATGCCGTAAAAGCCGTAATTGAAGATGTGGACAAAGGCAGATTGCGCACAGCCGAACCAACAGCAACGGGCTGGCATGTAAACGAATGGGTAAAACAAGCGATTCTTCTATATTTTGGTATTCAGAAAATGCAGACTTGGGAAGTTGCCCCGTTTGAATTTTATGATAAGATGTTATTGAAAAAAGATTATGCCTCGCTTGGCGTGCGTGCCGTTCCTCATGCAGTAGCACGTTACGGCGCTTACCTCGCAAAGAATGTGGTGTTGATGCCAAGCTATGTAAACATTGGCGCGTATGTGGATGAAGGTACAATGGTGGACACCTGGGCAACTGTCGGCAGCTGTGCGCAGATAGGCAAAGGCGTGCATTTAAGCGGTGGCGTGGGTATTGGCGGCGTGCTGGAACCTTTGCAGGCTTCGCCTGTAATTATTGAAGACGGATGCTTTTTAGGAAGCAGAAGCATTGTTGTAGAAGGTGTAATTGTTGAAAAAGAAGCAGTGCTTGGCGCAAATGTAGTACTAACCAAATCTACAAAAATTATTGATGTAAGCGGTAGTGAGCCTGTTGAATTTAAAGGTCGCGTGCCGGCAAGAAGCGTGGTAATTCCCGGAAGCTATCCAAAGGAATTTGCTGCCGGAACATACAACGTGAACTGTGCATTAATTATTGGTCAGCGCAAACCCAGTACAGACCTGAAAACCAGTCTGAATGATGCTTTGCGCGATTTTAATGTAGCGGTTTAA
- a CDS encoding geranylgeranylglycerol-phosphate geranylgeranyltransferase, translated as MKYFLRLIRWQNLIFIFITQILFEYCVIIPEFSKAGAAPNLHSYFIYLLSLSSVLIAAGGNIINDYFDINIDIINKPDKLIIGKYIHRHWAILYHILLSATGVALGFWIEAKTHAYLLGLTNLACVVLLFFYSAYFKSKALSGNIIIALLTAWTVLVVSFCETNQFIFHATINKTKITRLTFLYAGFAFIISLIREMIKDMEDIEGDRKYGCRTFPIVFGVNASKIYSATWLIILCVLLAVMILYILQFRWWFAILYTLIFILIPATGILKKLFKTNNSEGFHKLSSSIKWLMLTGILSMIFLLIKK; from the coding sequence ATGAAATATTTTTTAAGATTAATTCGCTGGCAAAATTTAATATTCATTTTTATCACGCAAATACTATTTGAATATTGTGTGATAATACCCGAATTTTCCAAAGCCGGTGCAGCGCCTAATCTACACTCCTATTTTATTTATCTACTCTCCTTATCATCTGTGCTGATTGCCGCAGGCGGAAATATCATCAACGATTATTTTGACATTAATATTGATATTATCAACAAACCTGATAAACTGATTATAGGAAAATACATCCACCGGCACTGGGCAATATTGTATCACATTTTATTAAGCGCAACAGGTGTGGCGCTTGGCTTTTGGATTGAGGCAAAAACACACGCCTATCTGCTCGGATTAACCAACCTTGCGTGTGTGGTTCTTTTATTTTTTTATTCGGCGTATTTTAAAAGCAAAGCTTTATCCGGTAATATCATCATTGCATTGCTTACCGCGTGGACAGTTTTGGTCGTATCGTTTTGCGAAACCAATCAGTTTATTTTTCATGCAACGATTAATAAAACGAAAATTACGCGGCTCACTTTTTTGTATGCAGGCTTCGCATTTATTATTTCGTTAATCCGCGAAATGATAAAAGATATGGAAGATATTGAAGGCGACAGAAAGTACGGCTGCCGTACATTTCCGATTGTGTTTGGCGTAAATGCGTCCAAAATTTATTCTGCCACGTGGCTTATCATTTTATGCGTATTACTGGCGGTAATGATATTATACATTCTGCAATTTCGATGGTGGTTCGCCATTCTTTATACGTTGATTTTTATTTTAATTCCTGCAACAGGCATTTTAAAAAAACTTTTCAAAACCAATAACAGCGAAGGTTTTCATAAATTAAGCAGCTCTATAAAGTGGCTTATGCTTACAGGAATTTTATCGATGATTTTTCTATTGATAAAAAAATAG
- a CDS encoding SGNH/GDSL hydrolase family protein → MKKQFLLSTLFLLSVAGLNAQKKDVDWANFARFDSANQAVKLLPKSDREVVFMGNSITEGWINQDPSFFSENKFINRGISGQTTSQMLVRFRKDVIDLHPKVVIILAGTNDIAGNTGFISLDNILGNLISMCELAKANHIKPILCSLLPASDYPWSPGREPNIKIPKLNAMIKDYADKHHIHYVDYFSAMTDGNNAMRKNLAADGVVHPNLDGDKIMEKVALPVIKKTL, encoded by the coding sequence ATGAAAAAACAATTTCTTTTGAGTACACTTTTTTTACTTTCGGTTGCCGGACTGAATGCCCAGAAAAAAGATGTCGATTGGGCAAATTTTGCGCGGTTTGACTCTGCAAACCAAGCGGTAAAATTGTTGCCGAAGAGCGATCGGGAAGTCGTGTTTATGGGCAATTCCATTACAGAAGGATGGATAAATCAAGACCCTTCTTTTTTCTCCGAAAACAAATTTATCAACCGCGGTATCAGCGGGCAAACCACTTCGCAAATGCTTGTACGTTTCCGAAAAGACGTGATTGACTTGCATCCAAAAGTCGTGATAATTCTTGCAGGAACAAATGATATTGCAGGCAATACCGGTTTTATTTCTTTGGACAATATTTTGGGCAATCTTATATCGATGTGCGAGCTGGCAAAAGCAAACCATATCAAACCGATTTTGTGTTCTTTATTGCCCGCATCAGACTATCCCTGGAGTCCGGGAAGAGAGCCGAATATAAAAATTCCGAAGTTGAATGCGATGATAAAAGATTATGCGGACAAGCACCATATTCATTATGTAGATTATTTTTCGGCAATGACCGATGGCAACAATGCTATGCGCAAGAATCTTGCGGCAGACGGAGTTGTACATCCAAATTTGGATGGCGACAAGATTATGGAGAAAGTGGCGTTGCCTGTGATTAAAAAGACATTGTAG